The Xyrauchen texanus isolate HMW12.3.18 chromosome 4, RBS_HiC_50CHRs, whole genome shotgun sequence genome segment ACAAGATCAACAGTGCTTTTTTTCATGTTGTAATTCAACACACTATCATGGTGTGTGCAGAAAAgactaatgtttcttttttagtataaatctccactttcaaattcagccacctactgattgtagctggtcaaatgtggagatttatttttaaaaaaagtacttgaatattgaggtgtttctcacccacacatatcatatcacttctgaacacatggattaaaccaatggagccgtatggattacttttatactgcctttatgtcctttttggactttCTGAGTCTacaagactgtaaaaaaaaatatcataaaacaATAGATACTCTAATATGGCAGATTTCCAAGAAGTTGCTTTATATTTGCAGTTCTAAACAATAAAACTACTTTACAAATGACAAAACGTGACCGCAACTGAGGCTGAACAGAGCAGGAGTAAGCACTGAAGTGCCATTGCATTTTACATGGGGCAGCAAAAAAGTGATCCCATGGGTAAAAATTAAATCATAAGAACAGTTAGAGCAGTTTTGAGAACCTGTAGGCCAGTGTTGCGCTCTCTCAACTTCACACATCTCATCCTCTGCAGCTGTACGTGTCGTCTGAGAGCCGTTTCAACACGCTGGCGGAGCTGGTTCATCATCATTCCACCGTAGCAGATGGTCTTATCACAACACTGCATTATCCAGCACCCAAACGCAACAAGCCTACCATCTATGGCGTCTCGCCCAACTATGACAAGTGGGAGATGGAGCGGACCGATATCACCATGAAACACAAGCTGGGTGGAGGGCAGTACGGTGAGGTGTACGAGGGCGTGTGGAAGAAATACAGCCTGACTGTTGCTGTGAAAACACTAAAGGTCAGTGTGAGAAACCGACTGGGTCGTCAGAGCGGTGCTTCTCAACTGGATATCAAGTGGTGACATACACAGTGCCTAAACCAAGTATCTGTATGTAATGTATTCTTATGTAGTTTTGTTGATGGTTTTTAGGATAAAggcatgtcacacaacctgtccatgttcACATCCATCTAATTCAATGAGCTTTTACCAAGAAACAGATTAATTTGTGCCAAATTACAggagagtttgattggatgcattGTCTTGTGACAATAAAAGATATGGAAAGCATTTCTCCCATTGATACGTTGGTTTATTTTGCTCTCTTAAGTtacatttacactcacctaaaggattattaggagcacctgttcaatttctcattaatgcaattatctaatcaaccaatcacatggcagttgcttcaatgcatttaggggtgtggtcctggtcaagacaatctcctgaactccaaactgaatgtcagaatgggaaagaaaggtgatttaagcaattttgagtgtggcatggttgttggtgccagacgggcggtctgagtatttcacaatctgctcagttactaggattttcacacacaaccatttctagggtttacaaagaatggtgtgaaaaggaaaaacatccagtatcgcggcagtcctgtggctgaaaatgccttgttgatgctagaggtcagaggagaatgggccgactgattcaagctgatagaagagcaactttgcctgaaataaccactcgttacaaccaaggtatgcagcaaagcatttgtgaagccacaacacgcacaagcttgaggctgatgggctacaacagcagaagaccccaccggtaccactcatctccactacaaataggaaaaagaggctacaatttgcaagagctcaccaaaattggacagttgaagactggaaaaatgttgcctggtctgatgagtctcgatttctgttgagacattcagatggtagagtcagaatttggcgtaaacagaatgagaacatggatccatcatgccttgttaccactgtgcaggctggtggtggtggtgtaatggtgtgggggatgttttcttggcacactttaggccccttagtttaaatgccacggcctacctgagcattgtttctgaccatgtccatccctttgtggccaccatgtacccatcctctgatggctacttccagcaggataatgcaccatgtcacaaagctcgaatcatttcaaattggtttcttgaacatgacaaagagttcactgtactaaaatggcccccacagtcaccagatctcaacccagtagagcatctttgggatgtggtggaatgggagcttcgtgccctggatgtgcatcccacaaatctccatcaactgcaagatgctatcctatcaatatgggccaacatttctaaagaatgctttcagcaccttgttgaatcaatgccacgtagaattaaggcagttctgaaggcgaaagggggtcaaacacagtattagtatggtgttcctaataatcctttaggtgagtgtatatattagctacattataaaatgtgcatttatgATTGATTATTTCACGCTGTCTGTGACCCTGTCAGAACAGCCCTGCAACATATTTTGTGGGTTGCAACCCACCAGTTGGGAAGCAATGATTTAGAGCATAAAAGTGTCAAACAGTGATGTTGGGAAttgctgttttattgttttgttttttttgtcttttgtaggAAGACACGATGGAAGTGGAGGAGTTTTTAAAAGAAGCTGCAGTCATGAAAGAGATTAAACACCCAAACCTGGTGCAGCTGTTAGGTGAGTTCACGTTTTAATAAAGCGTTAAGCTAAAACGATTGTTGTCAGAATGTACAAAGACCCGTTTATCAAAAGCATCTCTGAATTAATTGCATTGAAAGCAGCATGTTTATAACAAATTCACCCCAAATCAGTTTAAATTACTATCAGACAAATCACTTGCTGTGAGCAATGTTCCCATTATTATGCATCTGTAGGTCTCTGTTTGTTTGTGAGGACTCTGATGGTTTTGTGGATTTAGCCagattatttgttgaatatctgcTATTAATTagggatacatttatttatttttcaagaaacagtattttttcatTCAGGCTTTGGCTATCCATGATCttctttccaaatggtaaccggtTAGAACCGTTTAGGtcctggggcggctgtggctcaggtgaaaGAGCAGGTCAgctgccaatcacagggttggcggttcgattcctagCCCGCAccactccacatgccgaagtgtccttgggcaagacactgaacctcaagttgctcccaatggcaggctagcaccttgcatggcagctctgccgccattggtgtatgagtgtgtgtgaatgggtgattggaacacagtgtaaagggctttggtaaactctaaggttaaaaaaagcgctaaataagtgcaggccatttaccatttataatttagaatgaaataaaatgacattCTTTTTAAAAACTCCATGCTAAGGGTGGGTTGGAGTTTGATCTTACAAATGAAACAAGCGACCTGATCTAGAAAAAAGCCCAAAATAAGCAACGTGATCCATTTTTTTCCTTGTGAGGGAGtgatcagcatagaaatcattaGCATTGTATACAGCAGCCtatatacattaaaataatgtatttttaataaatgcattcttaaCATTAAATATGTCCAATATGGATTAACTGTACATGCTGTAGTAATAATAAGTAGTTATTGATAAAGTCTACAGCATGTCATGGGATGGTACATCCACAATGTGCAATAAGGCAAAGAAATGTTTAATGCAGCGGtttcttcaggatcaaagcacatttaTATCATGTTTCACTATAAAGAGAGAATCCTCATTTCCTCGGGCAAAGGAAGTGGTGTAATTTACTCTGATAAACCCATTAGTTAGttaaaaatctcattctcatcatttgcaaatgtgttatcacaacaattatattcagaatTGGTAAAACCATAAAGAAGATGAGATAGTCATGTGTTTTATATTGTTGGAAAGGTCTCAGTATTGGTGTATGAAATCCCCcctgacacacataaatataataaacaggagcgTTTTTTTGTCACGTTTTTCATTATTACTTCCTGAAGCATACATATAACATAAACAATGACATACCGTAACTTACAGCAGACCGTGCCGATTCAGACGAGCACAAACACAACAGATCTTAAAATattgtatgagtgtatatgacgATGCACAAATGGACAATCAACACACGATGTGTGTGCAAACACCCATCCACATATgcgctcatctaaaggattgtgatgctcctgaacccaatttattaaattaatatgtctgtgttttgtagtctaatccattcatttccaatggccggtcatttttgaccaggaacagaAGTGTAAATTGTCCAAAATTGTCCAATTTGTTGTGAAAAATGTCACAGAATATAGTGTGCATGGctactgtatatgtaaacatCACCACAGTGTACAATGGTGTTTATTAGTCATGATAACCTGCTCGTGTTCCGTGTATCTCTGTCTAGGTGTCTGCACTCGAGAACCTCCCTTTTATATCATCACAGAGTTCATGACCCATGGAAACCTGCTGGATTACCTGCGTGAATGTAACCGTGAGGAAGTCAACGCTGTTGTGCTGCTGTATATGGCCACACAGATCTCCTCTGCGATGGAGTACCTGGAGAAGAAGAACTTCATCCACAGGTGAGCAAGAATTGCTCGAGACATGATCCTTTGACATCAACACAGTGCTGATGAGGCCGCGCAGCTGCGTTGATTTGAACAGCCAAAGAAACCAAACCAAATAAGTTGTGTTATTAAATGGTTGTTGTCTTGAATGAGCCTGTTTGTAATTCATAATCTATCCTTTTCCAGGTTAAACGTTTTATTGCACTTTGACAAACTGTGATACATTTTTCTAGATAGGCAGTAGTGTCATTCCTGTCAAGATGTAGCCTGTTCCTCAAAGACCAGCACTCAAGATCACTGCCAACAAAAGAATTtgttaaattaagtaaaaaaaaaagggccATTTTATGAAAGTAACATTTACTTATTTAGCTAAAGTAGTTTCATCTAAAATGATTGAAGAAAACAAGTGATTCATCATGAGGAGACTGGAACAGGAGAAGTGTTGCAGCTCAAAGTTTTAAATTAGAAACAACAGTGTAACAATTATTGgtgatttgttttttaagaaagcTGTGctttgagagagtgtgtctttGTTGTTTCTTGGAGGTAGAGATCAGGGCTGTGAGTAACCAACAATGTCACGATATGATAAGTATTGCAATGCAGGTTAAccaaaaatttcaattctctcatcatttactcaccctcatgtcatcccagatgtgtttgactttctttcttctacagaacacaaatgaagatttttagaagaatatctcagtcctGTAGAGCCATACATTAGGGCTGGGAATTGCCACAGACTTCCCAATTCGATATTATAACAAGATTTTTAGCTGATTCTAAGAAATGTGTTGATTATAAAAACTtcataaaaagatttaaaaaaacaactccCTTTTCTCAGAAATAATATCTATTGAGGAACAGTTGTGTCTGAAATGATAATTGTTTTCACTCTGTAATATATCATTTGCAGGTTAAAGATAGGATGTGCTAAACTATCAATTTAAAACTACCAATCGGCCAGTCAGTGCATTGTCTGAGCTAGGCGACTAGTTAGTGCAAAGGAACCCAAGTATGAGGCTGGATTATGTGCAtttgtattcaacaaataaatatgtacaagATATCATTTTAAGGCTAAAGAGTATTTGTTCAAAATCAGTTTCTGGGGCTGTACTGAAGTTTGACACACATGACCGTTCACCTGTAGTCTCAGTATTGTTGcatgttatttgcatatgcatcctGAGATCTTGTGCAGTGTTCTCATAACCAACACTGCTCCCAGATGACTGACAGAGAACTCGCCATTTACGCCTGTTCCGCGAGACCGTTGCACTGCGCGTGTGGGTGCCAAAGCACAAATTAAATtctgggaaaaaataaaaacagacaggcGTATCATCTGCatttctttcgtctgttcttcaaaatataatcaggcGTTTTTCCTTAAGCACGCGTCTTTGTGTCTTGACTCATTTTTTGTCGACAGTGCCGGgtaaatatttaacatatttaccCACCAATGCGCATGAATACTCTGAATGttagattataaatattataGTTTACAGCATTTAACAGTTTGATAAGCCTTTTTACAGCTCAACTATTTATGAAAttagtgtcagacagaatctgcagaatgacTCATGACAAATACTTCTGGATTATGCATTATAACATTGCTCCAAGCttataataaatacttttgaCAAAAATAAGTGCAATAGAACATCATGGTGGTACAATTTTAAAAATTTCTGCTTGGCACAAGAATTGTAATTtgtaacagaataaaaaaatatctaactctaccatacaatacaagtgatgggtggccagaaatctgaaggacCAAATATCACAAAGGAAAcctaaatgtaatccatacgactccagtgaatgaaataatgtcttctgaagtgatccaaactATTTTGATTGGGAACAaaccaataaatatatatatattcaaaacacTATAAGGTTCATATAGATAAATAAATCAGAAATCAAATGACTTTTAATGGCCTTTTCTTTCTGCTTTaaaagtgttttgtgttttgtgttcctttgggGAACTATAATATGAAATATTCTGATTCCAAAACAAATACTGTTTCTAAACAATAAAGTGTGCAACAGAAAGGCAAAACCTCTAGGTTTAAACAACGTGTTTAAGTCAAACACAATGCATTTGTACACAATGCGCTTGTATTTATAAGACAAGAAATGTTTTATAACAAGTATAACATAAAACTGTACTTGGTAAATTTACTAGAACTCATGAAGTCAGTATTTTAAGTTCAATTCATGAATACAGTCTCTGCAAAATATGCTGTGAAAAGACATGTCCTGCActaactgtgttttcttaatatttaatataactttttttaaatgaatatagcTTTTAAATGAAATCTGCGACACCTCCCCTGAAGCTCTTTGGCATTTTCCACACCTCTCTTGAGATTAAAGAAGCACATATTTGGGGTTTTATCTTGACATGTGTAGATGGAGGTTTGTAGAGTTACTGCATAACTTCACTTTAGTTTTGCAGGATTTGCAAATTGCATGAGTCATGTCTAACTCCAGACTGCCGGGTTTTAGCAAAAAGACTAAATGCACCCGATAGAGTATAGTAAGCATTTGCCTTGAGTCTGAGGCTAAGTGCTGCATCACTCATTTCTTTGCAAGTTTCCATGACATGCTGAAGATCTTTTTGACAGctatatataattactacatataaatGCAGATATTTATTAACTGATTTTAGACGGTCAGTTGTATATcagaaatatttgaattatttttggatatattttaatattaaggaTACGTTTACTGATAAGACATTATTTGACATGGGCTACTACACCATGCTTGTCAGGATCACTGATCCCCCCCTATTGGTAAAACAATgtattgcttattttatttattgaggcAAGTTGCTAACTttgggcttgttttccaaaaccaGGTCGcttgagatctggcaacactcaACTGGTATATCACTCACCCTTTGCACAGAATCTGTCATTTTCAAAAGAATGTTTTTAACtgctcttttattttgttctaaccagttaCCATTTTGGAAAGGAGTCCATGGGGGAGACTCATTCAAAACTACAATTTAAAAGAGAAAAGCCAATTTTTTTCAGACAACAAGACATTTACTGATAAACCCTTTGTTCTTTGGTTTCAGGGaaaaaattctaaacaaaataacattattaatggTTAccggcatttaaaaataaagtttcactctggaacaatcgAAGGAACTTTGTTCCCGTTTTCAGTTATGTTCTGcaaaaaatgtcatttgttttcAATTCCCTTGAATCTCTTCATGTCCCTAATTTTGAAGGTAGCCCTAGTAGTGAGTGACACTGCTTTCTGGGTAGGGTTGAGAACGTCATTCCACCATAGAGGTACAATGAGAGTACAGGAAATGGTGTTGTGCCTCAACGGTGGAATAATCTTCCTTGCTTGTTTTTGAAAAGATTGAACACAGAAAGAAATTAGAAATAGCAGTTGCcctaaaaatttttgtttttatgattgtTTACAATAGAGCAATTGTccataaaaagtacaaaaaacaaaacacaggagtTAAGTTCAAGGACAAAGGGAGCACATTTTTGGAGTTTCGTTTGAAGTTACATGTTTCCAGTAATAATGTGGTTCTTCCTCCAGGGATTTAGCTGCCCGTAACTGCTTAGTTGGGGAAAACCACTTGGTTAAAGTGGCAGACTTTGGACTGAGTCGCCTGATGACGGGGGATACTTATACAGCTCATGCAGGAGCCAAGTTTCCCATTAAATGGACTGCACCAGAGAGTCTGGCCTATAACAAGTTCTCTATAAAGTCAGATGTATGGGGTAAGTTAAGATCATTGAAACGGTAGGATGCACTTTACTGGCAAAATGTTTAAGCTAAACTCACATTTTGAGACACAATAACATTTCTTGCTTAAACTTGTCAGCATTTGGGGTCCTGCTTTGGGAGATTGCCACCTATGGGTTGTCTCCATATCCTGGAATTGACCTGTCCCAAGTGTACGAGCTACTAGAGAAAGATTACCGCATGGACAGACCTGAGGGATGCCCAGAGAAAGTCTATGAGCTCATGAGGGCCTGTAAGTAGATGTATTGATCTATTGTAGATGTTTAAATCTTAGCTGAACCTGTAAACTTAACATTTAAACTATATTATTACAGCTTGGGGTGTTCTGTCCCACTTTGAGATTTATGTCTCTGTCTTTAGGTTGGAGATGGAACCCTGCAGAGCGGCCTTCTTTTGCCGAAACCCACCAAGCATTTGAGACCATGTTTCAAGAATCCAGTATCTCTGATGGTAAGACTTAATCTCTGGAGCTTTAGAGAGCTGTGCAAGTACATTTCCTGTGGCTCATCTTCAATGTTTTATGGATTGCAGAGGTGGAGAAAGAGTTGGGGAAGAATGGTAAGAAGCTGACTTTGGGCCCAATACAGCAGGCACCAGAACTACCCACTAAGACAAGGACAACACGAAGACACATGGACAGTAAGGACGGGGACAGTCCTGGTAAGCCCTGCTCTTTTGATATTCACAATCAATTCTTCATGCTTCTAAGGTGTTTCTGTGCAGGAAGTATTAATGATTCAAACCATTTGCAGATGCAGCAGAAGCTGAGGTTGCCGGGCCTCTGATGCTCCCAAGGCCTCTTCTTGATAGCAACTTGAATGAAGATGATCGGCTAGTTAAAGATAAATTCAGAATGAATCCCTTCAGCTACATCAAGAAAAAGAAGAGAACTGCTCCTGCACCTCCAAAACGTAGTAGCTCCTTTAGTAAGATGGATGGTCATCTGGACCGAAGAGGATTGGGACATGACTGTAGGGATGAGTTCAACAATGGTGCTTCCACAAATGATGCCATTCACAGCATTGACCCTTCAAAATTGTTTGGTTCTAATAATACCACAGCTGTTGGAATAACCAATGGAGCCCTAGTGTATCCTGGGCAAGTCTTTCCTCCTCTTTCACGGAGAAAGGGAACATCTACAACAACAGGTGGAGGAGGGAAACTTGTCACCAATCCTCCAGCGGAGGAAGATCCTATCTCAAACTCCAAGCGCTTCCTGAGGTCATCTTCAGCGTCCAGCATGCCCCCAGGGTCTAACCGTAAGGAGTGGAGGTCGGTTACCCTTCCTCGTGACATTCAGTCATCTCATTTTGACTCTGATACCTTTGGAGGAAAGCCAGCTCTGCCCCGTAAGAAAGGAGATTGTATCCCTCGTGTTGGTACCCTTACCCCACCACCACGCCTTCCCAAAAAGACAGAGGATGCATCCGATGAGGTTTTCAAGGATGCAGAATCTAGTCCTGGATCAAGTCCTTTGACCCTGACCCCGAAGATAGGCCGTCGGCCACAGACGGAAAGCTCCAAAACGAGTGCCTTACAGGCTGAGCTGCTCAAGCCCAACGTGTTTCCACCTCTAGGAGCAGCTGCGGATGAATGCAGACATCGTAGACAAAAACCCTCTTCTGATGTCCCtgtacaaagagagagagaaaagggaaaGTTTGCAAAACCTAAACCagctcctcctccacctcccgtCTCAAGCTCCAAATGTGGCAAGACTTCAAGGAGTCCCACTCATGATGTTTCTTCAGATTGTAAAGTCAAAGTCCCCTATGACTCAAGTCCTCCAAGCTCTGGCGCCATAGAACAAGTCAGGGGTACTCTTTCCCAGGAAAGTGCcaaaaaattgccaaaaaacaccTCAAAAGTACAGCCTCCAAAGACCTCGTCTACATCACCAACCAGTCAGCCACTAGGTATAGGAACAGGCGAACGAGGATCAAACTTTCGCAGTTCATTGCGGAAAATGCGGCAACCATCCGAGAAACTTTCCAACACTGCCATCACACGCGAGATGGTCCTGGAGAGCACAGAAATTCTGCGGGCCGCTATTGGCAGAATTTCAGAACAGACCGGTAGCCACAGCGCAGTATTGGAGGCCGGCAAGAACCTGTCCAAGTACTGCGTGAGCTACGTCGAGTCCATCCAGCAGATGCGGAACAGGTTTGC includes the following:
- the LOC127643156 gene encoding tyrosine-protein kinase ABL1-like isoform X2; amino-acid sequence: MGQQPGKFVGDQRRPSLPALPFIKGAMKRESTRQGSQHFNVFTVHEALQRPDFEPSGLSEAGRWNSKENLLSGPSENDPNLFVALYDFVASGDNTLSITKGEKLRVLGYNHNGEWCEAQTKNGQGWVPSNYITPVNSLEKHSWYHGPVSRNAAEYLLSSGINGSFLVRESESSPGQRSISLRYEGRVYHYRINTASDGKLYVSSESRFNTLAELVHHHSTVADGLITTLHYPAPKRNKPTIYGVSPNYDKWEMERTDITMKHKLGGGQYGEVYEGVWKKYSLTVAVKTLKEDTMEVEEFLKEAAVMKEIKHPNLVQLLGVCTREPPFYIITEFMTHGNLLDYLRECNREEVNAVVLLYMATQISSAMEYLEKKNFIHRDLAARNCLVGENHLVKVADFGLSRLMTGDTYTAHAGAKFPIKWTAPESLAYNKFSIKSDVWAFGVLLWEIATYGLSPYPGIDLSQVYELLEKDYRMDRPEGCPEKVYELMRACWRWNPAERPSFAETHQAFETMFQESSISDEVEKELGKNGKKLTLGPIQQAPELPTKTRTTRRHMDSKDGDSPDAAEAEVAGPLMLPRPLLDSNLNEDDRLVKDKFRMNPFSYIKKKKRTAPAPPKRSSSFSKMDGHLDRRGLGHDCRDEFNNGASTNDAIHSIDPSKLFGSNNTTAVGITNGALVYPGQVFPPLSRRKGTSTTTGGGGKLVTNPPAEEDPISNSKRFLRSSSASSMPPGSNRKEWRSVTLPRDIQSSHFDSDTFGGKPALPRKKGDCIPRVGTLTPPPRLPKKTEDASDEVFKDAESSPGSSPLTLTPKIGRRPQTESSKTSALQAELLKPNVFPPLGAAADECRHRRQKPSSDVPVQREREKGKFAKPKPAPPPPPVSSSKCGKTSRSPTHDVSSDCKVKVPYDSSPPSSGAIEQVRGTLSQESAKKLPKNTSKVQPPKTSSTSPTSQPLGIGTGERGSNFRSSLRKMRQPSEKLSNTAITREMVLESTEILRAAIGRISEQTGSHSAVLEAGKNLSKYCVSYVESIQQMRNRFAFREAINKLESSLRELQICPTATGGANISQDFSKLLSSAKEISDIVQR
- the LOC127643156 gene encoding tyrosine-protein kinase ABL1-like isoform X3, whose product is MKMLEICLKLVGCKSKKGLSSSSSCYFEEALQRPDFEPSGLSEAGRWNSKENLLSGPSENDPNLFVALYDFVASGDNTLSITKGEKLRVLGYNHNGEWCEAQTKNGQGWVPSNYITPVNSLEKHSWYHGPVSRNAAEYLLSSGINGSFLVRESESSPGQRSISLRYEGRVYHYRINTASDGKLYVSSESRFNTLAELVHHHSTVADGLITTLHYPAPKRNKPTIYGVSPNYDKWEMERTDITMKHKLGGGQYGEVYEGVWKKYSLTVAVKTLKEDTMEVEEFLKEAAVMKEIKHPNLVQLLGVCTREPPFYIITEFMTHGNLLDYLRECNREEVNAVVLLYMATQISSAMEYLEKKNFIHRDLAARNCLVGENHLVKVADFGLSRLMTGDTYTAHAGAKFPIKWTAPESLAYNKFSIKSDVWAFGVLLWEIATYGLSPYPGIDLSQVYELLEKDYRMDRPEGCPEKVYELMRACWRWNPAERPSFAETHQAFETMFQESSISDEVEKELGKNGKKLTLGPIQQAPELPTKTRTTRRHMDSKDGDSPDAAEAEVAGPLMLPRPLLDSNLNEDDRLVKDKFRMNPFSYIKKKKRTAPAPPKRSSSFSKMDGHLDRRGLGHDCRDEFNNGASTNDAIHSIDPSKLFGSNNTTAVGITNGALVYPGQVFPPLSRRKGTSTTTGGGGKLVTNPPAEEDPISNSKRFLRSSSASSMPPGSNRKEWRSVTLPRDIQSSHFDSDTFGGKPALPRKKGDCIPRVGTLTPPPRLPKKTEDASDEVFKDAESSPGSSPLTLTPKIGRRPQTESSKTSALQAELLKPNVFPPLGAAADECRHRRQKPSSDVPVQREREKGKFAKPKPAPPPPPVSSSKCGKTSRSPTHDVSSDCKVKVPYDSSPPSSGAIEQVRGTLSQESAKKLPKNTSKVQPPKTSSTSPTSQPLGIGTGERGSNFRSSLRKMRQPSEKLSNTAITREMVLESTEILRAAIGRISEQTGSHSAVLEAGKNLSKYCVSYVESIQQMRNRFAFREAINKLESSLRELQICPTATGGANISQDFSKLLSSAKEISDIVQR
- the LOC127643156 gene encoding tyrosine-protein kinase ABL1-like isoform X1, translating into MKMLEICLKLVGCKSKKGLSSSSSCYFEGLDSPSVCLESGGGDEREERQTHWLTITEREERTREERTLGNLIPAWRDPFKALQRPDFEPSGLSEAGRWNSKENLLSGPSENDPNLFVALYDFVASGDNTLSITKGEKLRVLGYNHNGEWCEAQTKNGQGWVPSNYITPVNSLEKHSWYHGPVSRNAAEYLLSSGINGSFLVRESESSPGQRSISLRYEGRVYHYRINTASDGKLYVSSESRFNTLAELVHHHSTVADGLITTLHYPAPKRNKPTIYGVSPNYDKWEMERTDITMKHKLGGGQYGEVYEGVWKKYSLTVAVKTLKEDTMEVEEFLKEAAVMKEIKHPNLVQLLGVCTREPPFYIITEFMTHGNLLDYLRECNREEVNAVVLLYMATQISSAMEYLEKKNFIHRDLAARNCLVGENHLVKVADFGLSRLMTGDTYTAHAGAKFPIKWTAPESLAYNKFSIKSDVWAFGVLLWEIATYGLSPYPGIDLSQVYELLEKDYRMDRPEGCPEKVYELMRACWRWNPAERPSFAETHQAFETMFQESSISDEVEKELGKNGKKLTLGPIQQAPELPTKTRTTRRHMDSKDGDSPDAAEAEVAGPLMLPRPLLDSNLNEDDRLVKDKFRMNPFSYIKKKKRTAPAPPKRSSSFSKMDGHLDRRGLGHDCRDEFNNGASTNDAIHSIDPSKLFGSNNTTAVGITNGALVYPGQVFPPLSRRKGTSTTTGGGGKLVTNPPAEEDPISNSKRFLRSSSASSMPPGSNRKEWRSVTLPRDIQSSHFDSDTFGGKPALPRKKGDCIPRVGTLTPPPRLPKKTEDASDEVFKDAESSPGSSPLTLTPKIGRRPQTESSKTSALQAELLKPNVFPPLGAAADECRHRRQKPSSDVPVQREREKGKFAKPKPAPPPPPVSSSKCGKTSRSPTHDVSSDCKVKVPYDSSPPSSGAIEQVRGTLSQESAKKLPKNTSKVQPPKTSSTSPTSQPLGIGTGERGSNFRSSLRKMRQPSEKLSNTAITREMVLESTEILRAAIGRISEQTGSHSAVLEAGKNLSKYCVSYVESIQQMRNRFAFREAINKLESSLRELQICPTATGGANISQDFSKLLSSAKEISDIVQR